The following proteins come from a genomic window of Finegoldia magna ATCC 29328:
- a CDS encoding methylcobamide--CoM methyltransferase, which produces MSKVGTYDCIIMETTPITNPKLFEDADCLVEHFKDKDYASIPMSSTLESEAMGAVAELGKVSKYKYDNVDDIVIDFDYNQKHVKALFEAIDKMKDEKRVIVEVSGPLIILDNLASSEVVFRSFRKKHDRIVELYDEIRKVLVEYIEKLVDSGIKLISFSDSLAGADIIGPKQMQMYVDEFLMKFLADIQNIDKSFNFHLCPKSTMALISLNKAEFRPIEKDEEQRYVDFLFEGEHKTFGDRCMNLSNKKFKKINEIIIRS; this is translated from the coding sequence ATGAGTAAAGTTGGAACTTATGATTGTATTATAATGGAAACAACGCCCATTACTAATCCGAAATTATTTGAAGATGCGGACTGTTTGGTAGAACATTTCAAGGACAAGGATTATGCGAGTATTCCAATGTCTTCGACACTAGAATCAGAAGCTATGGGTGCAGTTGCAGAACTTGGAAAAGTTAGCAAGTACAAATACGACAATGTTGATGATATTGTGATAGATTTTGATTACAATCAAAAACATGTAAAAGCTTTGTTTGAAGCAATAGATAAAATGAAAGATGAGAAGAGAGTTATCGTAGAAGTTTCCGGCCCATTGATTATATTGGACAATTTGGCAAGTTCTGAGGTTGTTTTCAGATCTTTTAGAAAAAAACACGACAGAATTGTCGAGCTTTACGATGAAATCAGAAAAGTTTTGGTGGAATACATCGAAAAGCTTGTCGATAGCGGAATAAAATTGATTAGTTTTTCCGATAGTTTGGCAGGCGCTGATATTATTGGCCCGAAACAAATGCAGATGTATGTGGATGAGTTTTTGATGAAATTTTTGGCAGATATTCAAAATATCGACAAATCATTCAATTTTCATTTATGTCCAAAATCCACGATGGCTTTGATTAGTTTGAACAAGGCAGAGTTCAGGCCAATTGAAAAAGACGAAGAACAGAGATACGTTGATTTCTTGTTTGAAGGAGAACACAAGACTTTTGGAGACAGATGTATGAATTTGTCAAACAAGAAATTCAAGAAAATAAATGAAATCATAATTAGGAGTTAA
- a CDS encoding corrinoid protein, producing MDTQQEYLDKMAEMVVEMEDEDIADVCQEYIDKGFDPKKGIFDGLIRGMTEANKLYDEEEYFITDVLLCSDAMYAGLNVLEKYVEISDEDILGVAVIGVVEGDTHDIGKNLVKLMMETAGFKMIDLGRDVKLQNFIDAAVENNADLICMSTLMTTTMENMGKVIEMLKEQGLRDRFKVMIGGGPISQGFADKIGADSYTENAVEAVKAAKKLIGKDN from the coding sequence ATGGATACACAACAAGAATATTTAGATAAAATGGCAGAAATGGTAGTAGAAATGGAAGACGAAGATATTGCAGATGTGTGTCAAGAATACATCGACAAGGGATTTGATCCTAAAAAAGGTATCTTCGATGGACTTATTAGAGGCATGACAGAAGCGAATAAACTTTACGACGAAGAAGAATATTTCATCACAGATGTATTGCTTTGCAGTGATGCTATGTATGCTGGCTTGAATGTTTTAGAAAAATACGTTGAAATAAGCGACGAAGATATTCTAGGAGTTGCAGTTATCGGTGTTGTCGAAGGTGATACTCATGATATCGGCAAAAATTTGGTTAAATTAATGATGGAGACTGCTGGATTCAAAATGATTGATTTGGGTCGTGATGTTAAATTGCAAAACTTCATAGATGCAGCAGTAGAAAACAATGCTGATTTGATTTGTATGTCAACTTTGATGACAACTACTATGGAAAACATGGGAAAAGTTATCGAAATGTTGAAGGAACAAGGACTTAGAGATAGATTCAAAGTAATGATTGGTGGAGGACCAATTTCACAAGGTTTTGCAGACAAAATCGGCGCAGATTCATACACAGAAAATGCCGTCGAAGCTGTAAAGGCTGCTAAGAAATTAATTGGAAAAGATAATTAG
- a CDS encoding ASKHA domain-containing protein translates to MKITINNLNKTIELEDDKNYNLMNALLENDIYIDNSCNGKLTCGKCKIKIVEGNVNEITDTEKRLLKKEEIENGIRLSCAVTMCGDVIVETLSENSSIDVLDSGEMPEFEKNFRDGYGICVDIGTTTVCMNLVDLKTGEIIAKNSALNAQTKYGLDVLTRITFEFENENAAKILQHSIVNSMNKLIDRMIVESKIDRKDIKEVDIAANTTMVHMLLGVDARSLGKFPYKPVFTEAKSLMCKDIGLNLDAKLYTLPNVSAYIGADIVAGAYVTDMRNRENTLFIDIGTNGEIVLKTNDKLYCCSCAAGPALEGMNIKCGMRAEQGAIEDVVIDGSNVILQTIGDKPAKGICGSGILAVISEIVRNKIVNKRGRIIDPNSVDDFRKDLVRIVDDKREFMLTDELVITQSDIRQVQLAKGAILSGFIKLLDEEGLDISDLNECIVAGQFGSHLKPSSIVGVGILPYEIESKISYVGNSSLIGAYMCLMNDKIKEEMSALAEDMNYIELSMTKDYDKIFAKAMEFPKER, encoded by the coding sequence ATGAAGATAACAATAAATAATTTAAACAAAACAATTGAATTAGAAGATGATAAAAACTACAATTTGATGAATGCTTTGCTTGAAAATGACATCTACATCGACAATTCGTGCAACGGTAAATTAACTTGTGGGAAGTGTAAGATTAAAATCGTAGAAGGAAATGTCAACGAAATCACCGATACCGAAAAAAGACTTTTGAAAAAAGAAGAAATCGAAAACGGCATCAGGCTTTCTTGTGCAGTTACAATGTGTGGAGATGTCATCGTTGAAACTTTGAGCGAAAATAGCTCCATTGATGTGCTCGATTCTGGTGAAATGCCAGAGTTTGAAAAAAATTTTCGAGATGGATACGGAATTTGTGTGGACATTGGTACTACAACTGTGTGCATGAATTTGGTGGATTTGAAGACAGGTGAAATCATCGCGAAAAACTCAGCACTCAATGCCCAAACAAAGTACGGCTTGGATGTGCTTACTAGAATTACGTTTGAATTTGAAAACGAAAATGCAGCGAAAATTCTGCAACATAGTATTGTAAATTCAATGAATAAATTGATTGACAGGATGATTGTCGAATCAAAAATCGACAGGAAAGACATCAAAGAAGTTGATATCGCAGCGAACACTACGATGGTTCACATGCTTTTGGGAGTGGATGCAAGAAGTTTGGGGAAATTCCCGTACAAACCAGTGTTCACTGAGGCAAAGAGTTTGATGTGCAAAGATATTGGACTGAATTTGGATGCAAAATTGTACACTTTGCCAAATGTTTCTGCATATATTGGAGCAGACATTGTGGCAGGAGCTTATGTTACTGATATGAGAAACAGAGAAAACACTTTGTTTATAGATATCGGTACAAACGGCGAAATAGTTTTGAAGACTAATGATAAATTGTATTGCTGTTCTTGTGCAGCAGGTCCTGCACTTGAAGGTATGAATATAAAATGTGGAATGAGAGCAGAACAAGGAGCCATTGAAGATGTTGTAATTGATGGATCAAATGTCATATTGCAAACTATAGGTGACAAACCTGCAAAAGGAATTTGTGGTAGTGGTATTCTTGCTGTAATCAGTGAAATTGTAAGAAATAAAATCGTCAATAAGAGAGGAAGGATTATCGATCCAAACTCTGTCGATGATTTTAGAAAAGATTTGGTTAGAATTGTGGATGATAAAAGAGAGTTCATGCTGACTGATGAACTTGTTATCACGCAATCTGATATCAGACAAGTACAGCTTGCAAAAGGAGCGATACTTTCTGGTTTTATAAAACTTTTGGATGAAGAGGGATTGGATATTTCTGATTTGAATGAATGCATTGTTGCAGGCCAATTCGGAAGTCATTTGAAACCATCATCAATCGTAGGCGTGGGAATTCTACCTTACGAAATTGAATCCAAAATAAGTTATGTAGGTAATTCATCTTTGATAGGGGCGTACATGTGTTTAATGAACGATAAAATAAAAGAAGAAATGTCCGCTCTTGCTGAAGATATGAATTATATAGAATTATCAATGACAAAGGATTACGATAAAATATTCGCGAAAGCGATGGAATTTCCAAAGGAGAGATGA
- a CDS encoding DUF4430 domain-containing protein: MKKKLLVLMMLVFALTACNADKDKAQEPQKIEQTQEQAKTDENKSEEKASDSQATKVSIVLMDEVNNKEILKEDAEIKKDENLQSYLEKNHKAVFEKGMMTELEGVKQDPAKKQYWMYYVNGKMAEVGIGDYKVNENDKIEFKFQEMK; the protein is encoded by the coding sequence ATGAAGAAAAAATTATTGGTATTGATGATGCTTGTATTTGCATTGACAGCTTGTAACGCTGACAAAGATAAGGCCCAAGAGCCACAAAAAATAGAACAAACACAAGAACAAGCAAAAACAGACGAAAACAAATCAGAAGAAAAAGCTTCTGACAGTCAAGCTACTAAGGTTTCAATCGTTCTTATGGATGAAGTTAACAACAAAGAAATCTTAAAAGAAGATGCAGAAATCAAAAAAGACGAAAACCTACAATCTTACCTTGAAAAAAATCATAAAGCTGTTTTTGAAAAAGGTATGATGACTGAATTGGAAGGCGTAAAACAAGATCCAGCTAAAAAACAATACTGGATGTACTATGTTAACGGTAAAATGGCAGAAGTTGGAATCGGCGATTACAAAGTTAACGAAAACGACAAGATAGAATTCAAATTTCAAGAAATGAAATAA
- a CDS encoding YdjY domain-containing protein: MKLRRKLLAGFLCLAIVGLAGCSQKADDKKEANNTATTEQSKTEENKKEEKKADDEVNGVSLKNPIKVDKEAKKVTVLSSVNGKYFTENTRHASVNTDGSNGAKSVLTAYGTPEDFYNALIEIGAKPGENMNPDNATKTHVEGSKIGATVTWEGAGKDYDINEVIKDSNGKKIEFRFGGNLERAKTKKTGCLTCLDSCPVGIISNTTYTYGAVEKRNEVKFTGNADVLPEDGTYVAVTYTLED; the protein is encoded by the coding sequence ATGAAATTAAGAAGAAAATTATTAGCTGGATTTTTATGTCTAGCAATCGTAGGACTAGCAGGATGTTCACAAAAGGCAGATGACAAAAAGGAAGCTAACAACACTGCAACAACTGAACAATCTAAAACAGAAGAAAACAAAAAAGAAGAAAAGAAAGCAGATGACGAAGTAAACGGAGTTTCTTTGAAAAACCCAATCAAAGTTGACAAGGAAGCTAAGAAGGTAACTGTATTATCTTCTGTAAATGGTAAATATTTTACAGAAAATACAAGACACGCATCTGTAAACACTGACGGAAGTAACGGTGCAAAATCCGTTCTTACTGCTTATGGTACACCGGAAGATTTCTACAATGCATTAATTGAAATCGGTGCAAAACCTGGCGAAAACATGAACCCTGATAACGCAACAAAAACTCACGTTGAAGGATCAAAAATCGGCGCTACTGTAACTTGGGAAGGCGCTGGAAAAGATTATGATATCAACGAAGTAATCAAAGATAGCAATGGAAAGAAAATCGAATTTAGATTCGGCGGAAACTTAGAAAGAGCAAAAACTAAAAAAACTGGTTGCTTAACTTGCTTAGATTCTTGCCCAGTAGGAATTATTTCTAATACAACTTACACTTATGGTGCAGTAGAAAAGAGAAACGAAGTTAAATTCACTGGTAACGCAGATGTTCTTCCAGAAGATGGAACTTATGTAGCTGTAACTTATACCTTGGAAGATTAA
- a CDS encoding TVP38/TMEM64 family protein, which translates to MKKLRAIFYYLTTGVAIGFLTCLLLLFNVNYEMMVSQQLVMFIFTAFGLILGIAYTNINRYVFFALEAAIALIALIGGKTQSLIYIVKEFVMYHGPVKNIFIPTIVVVVVINLINIYIVLTQKKYQKFYTREERKAMKEEEVKLSDLREEKTAEEIAEIKHTRKIQRIIALIILGVLLGLYFFVPSIKAKTNEAFSTISKLDTDVVVAYLRSYGKQAAVVSFVLMILQSIAAPIPAFLITLSNAAIFGWVKGAMLSWSSAMAGAALCFFLARALGRDAVEKLTSKGAMESVDVFFERYGKYAILICRLLPFVSFDFVSYGAGLTNMGFWPFFIATGIGQLPATIVYSYVGGTLTGGAQKLFLGLLTLFALSIMIGIAKKVYNDKQKKKGGKVVE; encoded by the coding sequence GTGAAAAAGTTAAGGGCGATATTTTATTATTTAACTACGGGCGTAGCCATCGGGTTTTTGACTTGTTTACTATTATTATTTAATGTAAACTATGAAATGATGGTTAGTCAGCAGCTAGTAATGTTTATCTTTACAGCTTTTGGATTGATACTAGGAATTGCATATACTAACATCAATAGATATGTATTTTTTGCATTGGAAGCAGCAATAGCTTTAATAGCTCTTATAGGTGGCAAAACTCAAAGTCTTATCTACATCGTAAAAGAATTTGTGATGTATCATGGACCGGTTAAGAATATTTTTATTCCCACAATTGTAGTTGTTGTGGTTATTAATTTAATCAATATCTATATAGTTCTTACTCAAAAGAAATACCAAAAATTCTACACGAGAGAAGAACGTAAAGCAATGAAGGAAGAAGAAGTCAAACTTAGCGATTTGAGAGAAGAAAAAACAGCTGAAGAAATAGCAGAAATTAAACACACGAGAAAAATCCAAAGAATAATCGCTTTAATAATTCTTGGAGTTTTATTGGGATTGTATTTCTTCGTTCCTTCAATTAAAGCTAAAACTAACGAAGCTTTCTCTACGATTTCAAAATTAGACACTGATGTAGTTGTTGCATACTTGAGATCTTACGGAAAGCAAGCAGCAGTTGTATCATTTGTTTTGATGATACTACAATCAATCGCAGCACCTATTCCAGCATTCTTGATTACTTTATCAAATGCTGCAATATTTGGATGGGTTAAGGGAGCTATGCTTTCTTGGTCATCAGCGATGGCAGGTGCAGCACTTTGTTTCTTCTTGGCGAGAGCTTTGGGAAGAGATGCTGTAGAAAAACTTACAAGCAAAGGTGCAATGGAAAGTGTTGACGTATTTTTTGAAAGATACGGAAAGTATGCAATATTAATTTGTAGACTTTTACCATTCGTTTCATTCGACTTTGTAAGTTATGGAGCAGGTCTTACTAACATGGGATTCTGGCCATTCTTCATCGCGACTGGAATTGGTCAATTACCTGCAACAATTGTTTATTCATACGTTGGAGGAACATTGACAGGTGGAGCACAAAAACTTTTCTTGGGACTTTTGACATTATTCGCATTATCTATCATGATTGGTATTGCTAAGAAAGTTTACAACGATAAACAAAAGAAAAAAGGCGGAAAAGTTGTAGAATAA
- the brnQ gene encoding branched-chain amino acid transport system II carrier protein, with protein sequence MNKKFKDIIIVGFALFAIFFGAGNLIFPPYLGVLAGTEYKKAMLGFLLTDPVLPILGVIITAKLGGAAEDLGKRVGNNFSKILGTVTILTIGPLFAVPRTAATTHEVFVSKVFPGTPLWVTSLIFFILTAIFVFNETGVIDKIGKYLTPGLVIILLVIIVKCIVDPIGVMNVATENQIFLKGFAEGYQTMDALGAALMTGIVVSDLKRKGYLNEQERVKLVKWVGLVAFLLLAIIYGGLIYVGATASKIYTVQYTRVDILLGTVQHILGSAGKFAIGIAVSLACLTTSVGLSAVAGDFLSGITKNKLGYKPIVLATVFVSGLISLAGVEGLIKAAVPILSTVYPIIMVLIFLGIFDKYIKYDMTFKGAVLATFVVSLVEVLNSKFKILEGFTDVIKTLPLSSVGFEWLLPAIVTGAIFGLIAYIQDKRKIA encoded by the coding sequence TTGAATAAAAAATTTAAGGACATCATTATCGTAGGATTTGCGCTATTTGCAATATTCTTCGGTGCAGGAAATCTGATTTTCCCGCCTTATTTGGGTGTGCTTGCAGGAACTGAATACAAAAAAGCGATGCTCGGGTTTTTGCTTACAGATCCCGTACTTCCGATACTTGGTGTTATCATAACTGCAAAGCTCGGAGGAGCAGCAGAAGATCTCGGAAAAAGAGTTGGGAATAATTTTTCTAAGATTCTTGGAACCGTTACCATTTTAACGATTGGACCGCTTTTTGCTGTCCCTAGGACTGCAGCTACAACTCACGAAGTTTTTGTATCTAAAGTTTTTCCGGGTACTCCTTTGTGGGTAACATCTCTAATATTTTTCATCTTAACTGCGATTTTTGTGTTTAATGAAACAGGAGTTATCGACAAAATCGGTAAATATTTGACTCCGGGATTGGTAATTATTTTATTAGTTATTATTGTAAAATGCATCGTAGATCCTATTGGGGTGATGAATGTAGCAACTGAAAATCAAATATTCTTGAAAGGATTTGCGGAAGGATACCAAACTATGGATGCTCTTGGAGCAGCTCTCATGACAGGAATTGTGGTTTCTGATTTGAAAAGAAAAGGATACTTAAATGAACAAGAAAGAGTGAAGCTTGTCAAGTGGGTTGGACTTGTGGCATTTTTGTTGTTGGCGATAATTTACGGCGGATTAATATATGTTGGAGCTACAGCTTCCAAGATTTACACAGTTCAATATACGAGAGTAGATATTTTACTTGGAACAGTGCAACATATTTTGGGCTCAGCTGGTAAGTTTGCGATAGGAATTGCTGTGTCACTAGCATGCTTGACGACATCCGTTGGACTTAGCGCAGTTGCTGGAGATTTCTTATCCGGAATTACAAAAAACAAATTGGGATACAAGCCAATTGTTTTGGCGACAGTTTTTGTTTCGGGATTAATTTCTCTTGCAGGAGTTGAAGGACTTATTAAAGCAGCAGTTCCGATTTTATCGACTGTTTATCCGATAATAATGGTCCTAATATTTTTAGGAATTTTCGATAAATATATTAAATACGATATGACTTTCAAAGGTGCGGTACTTGCGACTTTTGTAGTGAGTTTGGTAGAAGTTTTGAATAGCAAATTCAAGATTTTAGAAGGATTTACAGATGTAATCAAAACTTTGCCATTAAGTTCTGTAGGATTTGAATGGTTACTTCCTGCGATTGTAACGGGAGCGATTTTCGGATTAATCGCTTATATTCAAGATAAAAGAAAAATTGCTTAG
- a CDS encoding ABC transporter ATP-binding protein: MENLIEVRGLVKKYKELTAVDNLDLDVKKGEILGLLGPNGSGKSTTINCILSLLKKDSGSVKIFGKEMSSDAYDIKKRIGVVFQDVAVYDELTVYENIDYFCGLYIQDKSERKELVKRALDLVSLNDFVKFKPKKLSGGLLRRLNIACGIAHKPEIIILDEPTVAVDPQSRNNILEGIKKLNEDGSTIIYTSHYMDEVDFLCDNIVIIDKGKVIAKGTSEQLKDMIEMNEKISFTAKELNEDVISQIKSLPHLMNFENKDGNVKLNFSHGDGYLMKLIKLLDENNINYSSLNVEKPSLNDVFLELTGKDLRD, translated from the coding sequence ATGGAAAATCTGATAGAGGTCAGAGGTCTTGTGAAAAAATACAAGGAACTCACAGCAGTTGATAATTTGGATTTGGATGTTAAAAAGGGAGAAATTCTGGGTCTACTAGGTCCAAATGGTAGCGGCAAATCTACAACTATCAATTGTATATTGTCGCTTTTGAAAAAAGATTCTGGAAGTGTTAAGATTTTTGGAAAAGAAATGTCTTCTGATGCTTATGATATCAAAAAAAGAATTGGCGTGGTGTTTCAAGATGTCGCAGTGTATGATGAGTTGACTGTCTACGAAAATATCGATTATTTCTGCGGATTGTACATACAAGACAAATCTGAAAGAAAAGAGCTTGTGAAAAGGGCATTGGATTTGGTAAGTCTGAATGATTTTGTGAAGTTTAAACCGAAAAAATTATCAGGAGGTTTACTAAGAAGACTCAACATAGCATGTGGAATTGCACACAAACCTGAGATAATTATTCTTGACGAGCCTACTGTTGCGGTCGACCCACAATCTAGAAATAATATTTTGGAAGGAATAAAAAAATTAAATGAAGATGGATCAACGATAATTTATACATCACATTATATGGATGAAGTTGATTTCTTGTGTGATAATATCGTGATAATTGACAAGGGCAAAGTCATTGCAAAAGGTACATCCGAACAACTCAAAGATATGATAGAAATGAACGAGAAGATAAGCTTCACAGCGAAAGAATTAAATGAAGATGTGATATCTCAAATCAAATCACTCCCACATTTGATGAATTTTGAAAACAAGGACGGCAATGTTAAGTTGAATTTTTCTCATGGAGATGGATATTTAATGAAGTTGATCAAACTTCTCGATGAAAACAACATTAACTACAGTTCTTTGAATGTCGAAAAACCAAGTCTTAATGATGTGTTCTTGGAATTAACCGGCAAAGATTTGAGGGATTGA
- a CDS encoding ABC transporter permease: MFLHSFKNTFKLLLRQRAMLFWALLFPIILGIFFKLAFGNINENSKFKTIDVAVNETLMQDDNFKNFMNEMENEKYFKVVESKNQDILNTNDNVKAYIESWDKIYTKNSGISETIVETIMNSYSQKVSMITKIMQKNPTADIGKILNVDDHIKDISRKNMNPVNVFFYTLLGMTTIYGYMWGLFVSFQYEANLSTNAKRNAVSPTKKSTMLSASVLVSWIINFAITVLFIAYLKYALGVEFGDRIGAIIGLASISSFCGVAFGILIGVSNKKSLDTKIGIGIALTMLMSFLAGMMVPEMKVLIAEKLPIINKINPVAVVTDAVYSLYYYDSMARFNKDIVNLVIITAVFIVASLFFMRGKEYESL; encoded by the coding sequence ATGTTTCTACATTCATTTAAAAATACTTTTAAGTTGCTTTTGAGACAAAGGGCGATGCTTTTTTGGGCGTTGTTGTTTCCGATTATTTTGGGGATTTTCTTCAAATTAGCATTTGGAAATATCAATGAAAATAGCAAATTCAAAACCATTGATGTAGCGGTTAATGAAACTTTGATGCAAGACGACAATTTCAAAAACTTCATGAATGAGATGGAGAATGAGAAATATTTCAAGGTTGTAGAATCAAAGAACCAAGATATATTGAATACGAACGATAATGTGAAAGCCTACATTGAGTCGTGGGATAAAATTTACACGAAAAACTCCGGAATTTCTGAGACAATCGTCGAAACTATCATGAATTCATATTCTCAAAAAGTTTCCATGATAACTAAGATAATGCAGAAAAATCCGACAGCAGATATCGGGAAAATCTTAAATGTAGACGATCACATCAAAGACATTTCAAGAAAAAACATGAATCCAGTGAATGTGTTCTTCTACACGCTTTTAGGGATGACGACGATTTACGGATACATGTGGGGACTTTTCGTTAGCTTCCAATACGAAGCAAACTTGTCTACAAACGCAAAGCGTAACGCGGTTTCTCCAACTAAAAAAAGCACTATGCTTTCAGCATCAGTTCTAGTCAGCTGGATTATCAATTTTGCAATCACAGTTTTATTTATCGCATATTTGAAATACGCACTTGGAGTTGAATTCGGAGATAGAATTGGGGCGATAATAGGACTTGCAAGTATTTCATCTTTTTGTGGAGTTGCTTTTGGCATCTTAATTGGAGTATCCAACAAAAAAAGTCTAGATACAAAAATCGGAATAGGGATTGCGTTGACGATGCTGATGTCTTTTTTAGCGGGAATGATGGTTCCAGAGATGAAGGTGCTTATCGCAGAAAAACTTCCAATCATCAATAAAATAAATCCCGTAGCTGTCGTGACAGATGCGGTGTATTCGTTGTATTACTACGATTCGATGGCAAGATTCAACAAAGATATTGTAAATCTTGTGATTATCACAGCTGTATTTATCGTAGCATCACTATTTTTCATGAGAGGTAAAGAGTATGAGAGTCTTTAA
- a CDS encoding ABC transporter permease yields the protein MRVFKNYFKITWAHKTPILLYTIIFFVLMSFATKNTNQTAYKSVDVNIYVQDKSNTKLSKSLYDYLNKNAKIRKMDENIVDDKLFYEIINAAVIIPEDFDKTREVLYKVAPNNAYAMDIKEKINIYLSQVSSYEKSGFTEDEAIKNANEDLDKKIDVSIKEGSVNPKKDKSKYYFNFLNYLLLAQVILVVSNIALVYKKQPILMRNNVSPCPRTRINMELMLGHIVTGLVFWLIYMILFCVMYKYDFTKTHVNLMMLNSFVFTISVVSMAVMISNVIKNSNTVQGVMNIVSLGSSFLCGAFVPQELLGKTALTIGRIFPGFYYIRNNEILVENPEISKILPNIFIILGFSVVFIAISVLAKPKGNDNINK from the coding sequence ATGAGAGTCTTTAAAAATTATTTTAAAATCACATGGGCACACAAAACTCCCATACTTTTGTATACGATAATATTTTTCGTATTGATGAGCTTTGCAACGAAAAATACAAATCAAACAGCTTACAAATCAGTCGATGTAAATATTTATGTGCAAGATAAATCTAACACCAAACTTTCCAAGTCTCTGTACGATTATTTGAACAAGAACGCTAAGATAAGGAAGATGGACGAAAATATTGTAGACGACAAACTTTTCTACGAAATAATCAACGCAGCAGTAATAATTCCCGAAGATTTCGATAAAACAAGGGAAGTTTTGTACAAAGTTGCACCAAACAATGCTTATGCGATGGATATCAAAGAGAAGATAAACATATATCTGAGCCAAGTAAGTTCCTACGAAAAAAGTGGATTTACAGAAGATGAAGCGATTAAAAATGCGAATGAGGATTTGGATAAAAAAATCGATGTAAGCATCAAAGAGGGAAGTGTAAATCCTAAAAAAGACAAATCCAAATATTACTTCAACTTTTTAAATTACCTACTACTTGCACAAGTAATATTGGTCGTTTCAAATATTGCATTGGTCTATAAAAAACAACCAATTCTCATGAGAAACAACGTATCACCATGTCCAAGAACTAGAATTAATATGGAGTTGATGCTGGGTCATATCGTCACAGGACTTGTGTTCTGGTTAATTTACATGATATTATTCTGCGTAATGTACAAATACGATTTTACGAAAACACACGTCAATTTGATGATGCTTAATTCGTTTGTATTTACGATATCTGTGGTGTCGATGGCTGTGATGATATCAAATGTAATCAAAAATTCTAACACAGTTCAAGGAGTAATGAACATCGTTTCACTTGGATCGTCGTTTTTGTGTGGGGCTTTCGTTCCACAAGAATTACTAGGGAAAACTGCTCTTACAATAGGTAGAATTTTCCCAGGATTTTACTACATTAGAAACAACGAAATTTTGGTTGAAAATCCTGAAATTTCAAAAATATTGCCGAATATTTTCATAATATTAGGATTTAGCGTAGTATTTATTGCAATTTCTGTTTTGGCAAAACCAAAAGGTAATGATAATATCAACAAATAA